In Rhodamnia argentea isolate NSW1041297 chromosome 4, ASM2092103v1, whole genome shotgun sequence, the following proteins share a genomic window:
- the LOC115757006 gene encoding myb family transcription factor EFM, translating to MASPSELTLECKPQSYSMLLKSLGDHAAADQTQRLEDFLARLEEERLKIDAFKRELPLCMQLLANAVEASKQQLQAYRANQGPRPVLEEFIPMKNSSSEGSEKTPNLSDKANWMTSAQLWSQTSNDNPNKQQPSAPKETEIGFTVSPKLGLDNKQRNGGAFLPFSKERNGSCPSPSLRALPELALGSPEKEMEDKKYPEAENGNGVSCSRRDSCGKIGNGAAANEVGKGVTSSTELQIPAAANVSAANTTTTNGQTHRKARRCWSPDLHRRFVNALQMLGGSQVATPKQIRELMKVDGLTNDEVKSHLQKYRLHTRRPSPSPQSAGAAAPQLVVLSGILMPPDYATAAAAAAAHGGTQPLYGAHPNAHASPHYCTPLAMPQEFYSATAAHHEVVHHHPLHGHHHHHQIQVYKGTSHPQPQSSPESGMRGGGGDGQSESIEDGKSESSSWKGDSGDHVNGGDQRKGLLTMRDNNNEESNGSEITLKFYDK from the exons ATGGCTTCTCCTTCTGAACTGACCCTAGAGTGCAAGCCCCAGAGTTACTCCATGCTCCTGAAGTCGTTGGGCGACCACGCCGCCGCCGACCAGACCCAGAGGCTCGAGGACTTCCTCGCCCGCCTCGAGGAGGAGCGCCTCAAGATCGACGCCTTCAAGCGCGAGCTCCCGCTCTGCATGCAGCTCCTCGCCAATG CTGTAGAAGCATCAAAGCAGCAGCTTCAAGCCTACAGAGCAAATCAAGGACCAAGGCCGGTTCTTGAAGAATTCATACCAATGAAAAACTCATCATCTGAAGGCTCCGAGAAGACGCCAAACCTATCCGATAAGGCAAACTGGATGACATCCGCTCAACTATGGAGCCAAACAAGCAACGATAACCCCAACAAGCAACAACCATCGGCGCCTAAAGAAACCGAAATTGGCTTCACTGTTAGCCCGAAGCTCGGCTTGGACAACAAACAGAGGAACGGGGGAGCCTTCCTTCCGTTCTCCAAGGAGCGCAACGGGTCGTGCCCAAGCCCGAGCTTGAGGGCTCTCCCTGAGCTTGCTCTCGGCTCACCCGAGAAAGAGATGGAAGACAAGAAGTATCCGGAAGCTGAGAACGGCAACGGAGTCTCGTGCTCGAGGAGAGACAGTTGCGGCAAAATCGGTAATGGCGCCGCGGCGAACGAAGTGGGAAAAGGAGTCACGAGCTCCACAGAATTGCAGATTCCGGCGGCAGCTAATGTTTCCGCTGCTAATACGACGACCACGAATGGCCAGACTCATAGAAAGGCGAGGCGGTGCTGGTCGCCGGACTTGCACCGAAGATTTGTAAATGCCCTACAGATGCTTGGCGGCTCTCAAG TGGCCACCCCAAAGCAAATCAGGGAGCTGATGAAGGTTGACGGTTTGACTAATGATGAAGTTAAAAGCCATCTCCag AAATACAGGCTCCACACCAGACGACCCAGCCCAAGCCCACAATCAGCCGGCGCCGCCGCACCGCAGCTGGTGGTCCTAAGTGGCATCTTGATGCCGCCTGATTACGCGACGGCCGCGGCCGCCGCTGCCGCGCATGGCGGCACTCAACCGCTGTATGGCGCCCACCCGAATGCCCATGCGTCGCCCCACTACTGCACCCCTCTGGCCATGCCGCAGGAATTCTACTCCGCCACGGCAGCTCACCACGAGGTGGTGCACCACCACCCCCTCCAtggtcaccaccaccaccaccagatTCAAGTTTACAAGGGGACGTCTCATCCCCAACCACAAAGCTCACCGGAGTCCGGGATGAGGGGTGGCGGCGGGGATGGCCAGTCGGAGAGCATCGAGGACGGCAAGTCCGAGAGCAGCAGCTGGAAGGGTGACAGTGGTGATCACGTCAACGGCGGAGACCAAAGGAAGGGATTGCTCACCATGAGAGATAACAACAATGAGGAGAGTAATGGAAGTGAGATTACTCTCAAGTTCTAtgacaaataa
- the LOC115756976 gene encoding DELLA protein DWARF8-like, whose protein sequence is MGPFDFAAAAAAASSSSSSSGSAPKHPPDLDGLLAGAGYKVRSSELHHVAQRLERLETAMVNSASHIPHLASDAVHYNPSDLASWVDSMLSELPHSSSLPSGFPDPYPTALGCGWLDPCAPQPHQNVVVPQQQQQQLTVVAALEEDSGIRLVHALMTCAESVQRGDSSLARSLVEEMQALLARVNTSCGIGKVAGYFIDALSRRLLGLGSAPAWTYENEVLYHHFYEACPYLKFAHFTANQAILEAFDGHDCVHVIDFNLMHGLQWPALIQALALRAGGPPLLRLTGIGPPSPDGRDTLRQIGLRLKELARSVNVQFTFRGVVASRLEDVKPWMLPVSPKEAVAVNSIMQLHKLLGSDPNRDPPIGSVLPWIRSLNPKIMTVVEQEASHNQTGFLDRFTEALYYYSTLFDSLEAACPVQPDKALAEMYLQREICNIVCCEGTARLERHEPLDKWRARLGEAGFTPLNLGSNAFKQASMLLTLFSAEGYSVEENEGCLTLGWHSRPLIAASAWQAVPSVVNSPTGVINPNDNNNQL, encoded by the coding sequence ATGGGCCCGTTcgacttcgccgccgccgctgccgccgccagcagctcctcttcctcttccggCTCCGCCCCCAAGCACCCGCCGGATCTCGACGGCCTCCTCGCCGGCGCGGGCTACAAGGTCCGCTCCTCCGAACTCCACCACGTGGCCCAGCGCCTCGAGCGGCTCGAGACCGCCATGGTCAACTCCGCCTCCCACATCCCCCACCTCGCCTCCGACGCCGTCCACTACAACCCCTCCGATCTAGCCTCCTGGGTCGACTCCATGCTCTCCGAGCTCCCTCACTCCTCCTCCCTGCCCTCCGGTTTCCCCGACCCCTACCCGACGGCTCTTGGCTGCGGGTGGTTGGACCCCTGCGCACCCCAGCCGCACCAGAACGTCGTCGTCcctcagcagcagcagcagcaattaACCGTCGTGGCGGCCTTGGAGGAGGATTCCGGCATTCGGCTGGTCCACGCGCTGATGACGTGCGCCGAGTCCGTCCAGCGTGGCGACTCCTCATTGGCCCGCTCTCTGGTTGAGGAGATGCAGGCGCTGCTCGCACGTGTCAACACCTCGTGCGGCATCGGGAAGGTCGCCGGCTACTTCATCGACGCCCTCAGCCGCCGGCTCCTCGGCCTTGGCTCGGCTCCCGCCTGGACCTACGAGAACGAGGTCCTGTACCACCACTTCTACGAGGCATGCCCGTACCTCAAGTTCGCCCACTTCACGGCCAATCAAGCCATTCTCGAGGCCTTCGACGGCCACGACTGCGTCCACGTCATCGACTTCAACCTCATGCACGGCCTGCAGTGGCCGGCCCTGATCCAGGCCCTCGCCCTGCGCGCCGGCGGGCCGCCTCTGCTCCGGTTGACAGGCATTGGGCCGCCGTCTCCCGACGGCCGCGACACACTCCGGCAGATCGGGCTCCGGCTCAAGGAGCTGGCCCGTTCGGTCAACGTCCAGTTCACTTTCCGCGGGGTGGTAGCCTCGCGGCTCGAGGATGTGAAGCCGTGGATGCTCCCGGTGAGCCCCAAGGAAGCCGTGGCGGTCAATTCGATCATGCAGCTCCACAAGCTCCTGGGATCCGACCCGAACCGGGATCCCCCAATCGGCTCGGTCCTGCCCTGGATCCGGAGCCTGAACCCGAAGATAATGACAGTGGTGGAGCAAGAAGCGAGTCATAACCAGACCGGGTTCCTGGACCGGTTCACGGAGGCATTGTATTACTACTCGACCCTGTTCGATTCGCTCGAAGCCGCTTGTCCGGTCCAGCCGGACAAGGCCCTAGCCGAGATGTACCTGCAAAGAGAAATCTGCAACATCGTGTGTTGCGAAGGGACGGCCCGGCTCGAGAGGCACGAGCCGCTGGATAAATGGAGGGCCCGGCTCGGGGAAGCCGGGTTCACGCCGCTCAATCTCGGGTCCAACGCGTTCAAGCAAGCCAGCATGTTGCTGACCCTGTTCTCGGCTGAGGGTTACAGCGTGGAGGAGAACGAGGGCTGCTTGACTCTCGGCTGGCATAGCCGGCCTCTCATCGCGGCTTCGGCTTGGCAAGCGGTGCCCAGTGTAGTGAACTCGCCAACTGGAGTTATTAACcccaatgataataataatCAGCTgtaa